A genomic stretch from Mycobacterium paraterrae includes:
- the acs gene encoding acetate--CoA ligase — protein sequence MTETQTQAPSYPPSKEFVAQANAHDDLYERAEQDRLAFWAEQANRLTWATPFSEVLDWSARPFAKWFTGGQLNVTYNCVDRHVEAGNGDRVAIHWEGERIGDDRTLTYRDLLAEVSKAANALTGLGLVAGDRVAIYLPMIPEAIVAILACARLGVLHSVVFAGFTATALGARIDDAKAKVVITADGQFRRGKPAPLKEAADHAVAGADSVEHVLVVKRTGADIPWTDGRDVWWHDVVDSASPEHQPEAFDAEHPLFLLYTSGTTGKPKGIVHTSGGYLTQASYTHYYIFDIKPESDVFWCTADIGWVTGHTYGVYGPLSNGVTQIIYEGTPDTPDQHRHFQIIEKYGVTIYYTAPTMIRTFMKWGREIPDSHDLSSLRLLGTVGEPINPEAWRWYRRVIGRDSVPIVDTWWQTETGAAMISPLPGVAAAKPGSAMRPLPGISAKIVDDNGKQLEPPSSDEGEHTSGYLVLDQPWPSMLRGIWGDDERFRETYWSKFPEQGWYFAGDGARYDVDGAIWILGRIDDVMNVSGHRISTAEVESALVGHAAVVEAAVVGATDDTTGQAICAFVVLQADHAETTGPEIINELRAEVARTISPIARPRELHVVPELPKTRSGKIMRRLLRDIAEKRDLGDTSTLLDPGVFDAIRAAQ from the coding sequence GTGACCGAGACGCAGACGCAGGCACCGTCGTATCCACCCTCGAAAGAGTTTGTCGCGCAGGCAAATGCCCACGATGACCTGTACGAACGCGCCGAACAGGACCGGCTGGCGTTCTGGGCCGAGCAGGCCAACCGGCTGACGTGGGCCACCCCGTTCTCGGAGGTGCTGGACTGGTCGGCGCGGCCGTTTGCCAAATGGTTCACAGGCGGCCAACTGAACGTCACCTACAACTGCGTGGACCGCCACGTCGAGGCCGGCAACGGCGACCGGGTCGCCATCCACTGGGAGGGCGAGCGGATCGGCGACGATCGCACCCTGACCTACCGCGATCTGCTCGCCGAGGTGAGCAAGGCCGCCAACGCGCTGACCGGTCTCGGCCTGGTCGCTGGCGACCGTGTCGCGATCTACTTGCCGATGATCCCCGAAGCGATCGTCGCGATCCTGGCCTGCGCACGACTCGGCGTGCTGCACAGCGTGGTGTTCGCCGGGTTCACCGCTACCGCCCTCGGCGCCCGCATCGACGACGCCAAGGCCAAGGTCGTGATCACGGCTGACGGTCAATTCCGCCGCGGCAAGCCCGCCCCGCTGAAAGAAGCCGCCGACCATGCGGTGGCGGGCGCCGACTCCGTCGAGCACGTGTTGGTGGTCAAGCGGACCGGCGCCGACATCCCGTGGACCGACGGGCGCGACGTGTGGTGGCACGATGTCGTCGACTCGGCGTCACCGGAGCACCAGCCCGAAGCGTTCGACGCCGAACACCCGCTGTTCCTGCTGTACACCTCGGGCACCACAGGTAAGCCCAAGGGCATCGTCCACACCAGCGGCGGATACCTCACGCAGGCGTCCTACACGCACTACTACATCTTCGACATCAAGCCCGAATCCGATGTGTTCTGGTGCACCGCCGACATCGGCTGGGTGACCGGCCACACCTACGGCGTGTACGGTCCGCTGTCCAACGGTGTCACGCAGATCATCTACGAGGGCACACCCGATACACCCGACCAGCACCGGCATTTCCAGATCATCGAAAAGTACGGCGTCACAATCTATTACACCGCTCCGACAATGATCCGGACGTTCATGAAGTGGGGCCGCGAGATTCCCGACTCGCATGACCTGTCCAGCCTGCGGCTGCTCGGCACGGTCGGCGAGCCGATCAACCCCGAAGCGTGGCGCTGGTATCGACGAGTGATCGGCCGCGACAGCGTTCCTATCGTGGACACCTGGTGGCAGACCGAGACCGGTGCCGCAATGATTTCCCCGCTGCCCGGGGTCGCCGCGGCCAAACCTGGTTCGGCGATGCGTCCGCTGCCGGGCATCTCGGCAAAGATCGTCGACGACAACGGCAAACAGCTCGAGCCGCCCTCCTCCGACGAGGGCGAGCACACCAGCGGCTACCTCGTGCTCGATCAGCCGTGGCCGTCCATGCTGCGCGGCATCTGGGGTGACGACGAGCGCTTCCGTGAGACTTATTGGTCGAAGTTTCCCGAGCAGGGCTGGTACTTCGCCGGCGACGGCGCCCGCTACGACGTCGACGGAGCCATTTGGATCCTGGGCCGCATCGACGACGTGATGAATGTGTCGGGCCACCGCATCTCCACCGCAGAGGTGGAGTCGGCCTTGGTCGGCCACGCCGCCGTGGTCGAAGCCGCGGTGGTCGGTGCGACCGACGACACCACCGGTCAGGCCATCTGCGCGTTCGTCGTGCTGCAAGCCGACCATGCCGAGACGACTGGCCCGGAGATCATCAACGAGCTGCGCGCAGAGGTGGCCCGGACGATCTCACCGATCGCCCGGCCGCGCGAACTGCACGTGGTGCCCGAGCTGCCGAAGACCCGCAGCGGCAAGATCATGCGGCGCCTGCTGCGCGACATCGCCGAGAAGCGCGATCTCGGCGACACCTCGACGCTGCTGGACCCGGGTGTGTTCGAC